The following are encoded together in the Candidatus Gracilibacteria bacterium genome:
- a CDS encoding alanine--tRNA ligase translates to MILASEIRAKYLEFFKSKNHAIIPSAPLVPENDPSVLFNTAGMQPLVPYLLGEKHPLGTRLADVQKCVRTGDIDDVGDDTHLTFFEMLGNWSLGDYFKRESIAMSWEFLTSPEWLGLDPEMISVTVFEGDTNAPRDEESADIWESIGMPTDRIAYLPAEDNWWAAGPTGPCGPDTEIFYWMGEGKPPAGSNKGTDSKMWMEIWNNVFMQYNRVDAATLETLPAQCVDTGMGIERCTVTLNKMKSVYETDLFAPVLAKIREIVEWGGLFEGAMQSSGFVGVPGKSRYNERSARIIADHLRAATHMIADGVVPKNIDQGYILRRLIRRAIREAYKMGYEQAFTATIADIYIEQFSGIYESVRNNAEKIRTELSQEEGRFSKTLKDGVREFEKIVNGFKIAFERSGQKVTQISGGKAFTLFDTYGFPLEMTIELAREQELTVDIEGFNKAFEEHQEKSRTAAAGKFKGGLADDGTETTELHSACHLMLAGLRKVLGAHVHQAGSNITAERLRFDFTHPEKMTPEQIKAVEDYVNEAINSGLTVTMTNMDKNEAKASGVEGAFWEKYPDIVKVYSMVGANGITYSRELCGGPHVENSKEMGHFKIQKEESSSSGVRRIKAVLEK, encoded by the coding sequence ATGATCCTCGCCAGTGAAATCCGCGCAAAATATCTTGAATTCTTCAAATCCAAGAATCACGCTATCATCCCATCTGCACCACTCGTGCCGGAGAATGATCCGTCTGTTCTCTTCAATACTGCTGGGATGCAACCACTCGTGCCATACCTTCTCGGTGAGAAACATCCGCTCGGAACTCGTCTTGCTGATGTACAGAAATGTGTCCGAACTGGGGATATCGACGATGTTGGGGATGATACACATCTCACATTCTTCGAAATGCTCGGGAACTGGTCGCTCGGTGATTATTTCAAGCGCGAATCTATCGCGATGAGTTGGGAATTCCTCACATCACCAGAATGGCTCGGGCTTGATCCTGAGATGATTTCTGTGACTGTTTTCGAGTGAGATACAAATGCTCCTCGCGATGAAGAATCAGCAGATATCTGGGAGTCTATCGGAATGCCTACAGATCGTATTGCGTATCTGCCTGCGGAGGATAACTGGTGGGCAGCAGGTCCAACTGGGCCATGTGGTCCAGATACGGAGATTTTCTACTGGATGGGAGAAGGGAAACCACCAGCAGGATCGAATAAGGGAACTGACTCGAAGATGTGGATGGAAATCTGGAACAATGTATTTATGCAGTACAATCGTGTCGATGCTGCGACTCTCGAGACACTTCCTGCACAGTGTGTCGATACTGGTATGGGTATAGAGCGTTGTACCGTGACACTCAATAAGATGAAGAGTGTCTATGAGACAGATCTCTTTGCTCCAGTGCTCGCGAAGATTCGAGAAATCGTTGAGTGGTGAGGTTTATTTGAATGAGCAATGCAGTCGAGTTGATTTGTAGGAGTACCTGGAAAATCTCGTTATAATGAACGAAGTGCTCGTATCATTGCTGACCATCTCCGCGCTGCGACTCATATGATTGCTGATGGTGTGGTACCAAAAAATATCGATCAAGGATATATCCTCCGTCGTCTCATCCGTCGCGCTATCCGTGAGGCGTACAAGATGGGATATGAACAAGCATTCACGGCTACTATTGCTGATATCTATATTGAGCAGTTTTCTGGTATTTATGAGAGCGTTCGCAACAATGCTGAGAAAATCCGAACAGAACTCTCACAGGAAGAAGGACGATTCTCAAAAACACTCAAGGATGGAGTTCGTGAATTCGAAAAGATTGTGAATGGATTCAAGATTGCATTCGAACGCAGTGGGCAGAAGGTGACTCAGATTTCTGGAGGGAAAGCATTCACGCTTTTTGATACCTATGGATTCCCACTCGAGATGACGATCGAGCTCGCTCGTGAACAAGAGCTTACAGTCGATATCGAAGGGTTCAACAAGGCATTCGAAGAGCATCAGGAGAAATCACGAACTGCTGCAGCCGGGAAGTTCAAGTGAGGCCTTGCGGATGATGGTACGGAGACGACAGAACTTCACTCAGCATGTCATCTCATGCTCGCTGGTCTTCGGAAAGTACTCGGAGCACATGTGCATCAGGCTGGATCGAATATCACCGCTGAACGTCTCCGATTCGACTTCACTCATCCAGAGAAGATGACTCCAGAACAAATAAAAGCGGTCGAGGACTATGTGAATGAGGCTATCAACTCTGGACTCACGGTCACGATGACGAATATGGACAAGAACGAAGCAAAAGCCTCTGGCGTCGAGTGAGCATTCTGGGAGAAATATCCAGATATCGTGAAGGTCTATTCTATGGTAGGAGCCAATGGTATCACATATTCTCGTGAGCTCTGTGGTGGGCCTCATGTCGAGAACTCAAAAGAAATGGGTCACTTCAAAATCCAAAAAGAAGAATCCAGTTCGAGTGGAGTGAGACGTATTAAAGCAGTGCTCGAGAAATAA
- a CDS encoding DUF1653 domain-containing protein, which translates to MNNNLLLPHSRWRHYKSSGGEDYTYEVLGIAIHSETQEEIVIYKTLYESKGENGKLPFPKGTIFVRPLSMWFDIVEWNGQKIQRFIEM; encoded by the coding sequence ATGAATAATAATCTTCTTCTTCCTCATTCCCGCTGGCGCCACTATAAATCCTCTGGATGAGAGGATTATACATATGAAGTTCTCGGAATTGCGATTCACTCAGAAACTCAGGAAGAAATAGTGATTTATAAGACACTCTATGAATCCAAGTGAGAAAATGGGAAACTCCCATTTCCAAAAGGCACTATTTTCGTCCGTCCGCTCTCGATGTGGTTCGATATCGTCGAGTGGAACGGGCAGAAGATTCAGAGGTTTATAGAAATGTAA
- a CDS encoding NlpC/P60 family protein: METFGLLRICYPNFSEEKFRETIPELLSTQYSRSAQYCDSPGVTHCVSAVRYLIEKSTGWQLPYYYVGDMCRKILENHSIDAHLVPIEEGKIGDLIFFHRKSVAHKAYMITHVGILVDEDSFFHSSWSKDGSIEKIQSRMHTGTIATCRQLSSLTDPRSKKRKTL, encoded by the coding sequence ATGGAAACTTTTTGACTCCTCCGTATTTGCTACCCGAACTTTTCTGAAGAGAAATTCCGAGAAACTATTCCAGAACTTCTCTCTACTCAGTATTCTCGTTCTGCACAATATTGTGATTCTCCATGAGTGACTCATTGTGTGAGTGCAGTTCGTTATCTCATCGAGAAATCAACATGATGGCAACTACCATATTATTATGTGTGAGATATGTGTCGGAAGATTCTCGAGAATCATAGTATCGATGCTCATCTGGTTCCCATCGAGGAAGGAAAAATAGGAGATCTCATATTCTTCCATAGAAAATCGGTAGCTCACAAAGCCTATATGATAACGCATGTTGGGATTCTTGTTGATGAAGATTCATTTTTTCATTCATCATGGAGCAAGGATGGGAGTATCGAGAAGATTCAATCCAGAATGCATACTGGAACTATTGCTACTTGCAGGCAATTATCGAGCCTGACTGATCCGAGGTCAAAAAAGCGTAAGACTTTATAA
- a CDS encoding NUDIX hydrolase: MAYNPYLTEETFFVATKVCLKYQDKILVLEEDRPGKALWMELPGGKISKNDRELNPFQCLNREVREELGFEIDFDETNTKLFMAYKNYEDVTFSDVPVPFVFLCYIYECDMMPQITLSHEHTSFRWITENEIGNIHHWRQGFDKIVKKAFGENI; the protein is encoded by the coding sequence ATGGCATATAACCCGTATCTCACGGAAGAAACTTTTTTCGTTGCCACGAAGGTTTGTTTGAAATATCAGGACAAAATCCTGGTTCTCGAAGAGGATAGACCGTGAAAAGCTCTCTGGATGGAACTTCCTGGGTGAAAAATCAGTAAAAATGATAGAGAACTCAATCCTTTCCAGTGTCTGAATCGTGAAGTTCGTGAAGAACTGGGTTTTGAGATAGATTTTGATGAAACTAATACGAAACTTTTTATGGCGTATAAGAACTATGAAGATGTCACTTTTTCTGATGTTCCTGTACCATTTGTGTTTCTTTGTTATATCTATGAATGTGATATGATGCCACAAATCACATTAAGTCATGAACATACATCATTTCGTTGGATCACAGAAAATGAAATAGGGAATATCCATCATTGGCGACAATGATTCGATAAAATAGTGAAGAAAGCCTTTTGAGAAAATATATAA
- a CDS encoding M3 family metallopeptidase: MTYPTSWNLARYFYTGLDDPKLATDIATIMPRTEEFARKYATTFGKFTTPGEILGFYDDFTRLSHEMATPSYYLFYRSTLDTQDLEVTKKMGEVDYIYTEASNLLLFIAQGWKVIGYDRIMEWSRAPELAKYKNDLISTADGIKYILSEKEEYVLNLKSRPLGLAGTLHDELTGSYEFTMNIHGEEKIMTEEEVRSYRQHTDRSIREEAYHSLRRVYNSKQNQIALGNIYTSIVKDWSSEIRMRKYSDNVMAQRNLSEEMDDEVVDMLLAEVEKAYPLYVRFLKAKAKMLGLEIQNSKGKIQNNGVDSSGAQNNGNHNLESGINNLELFSVWDVGAPLGTTDKDFSFEEAFDLHLSVMKDFDNDFYEYSKKMIEEERIDAFPRAGKRGGAFASYRKGDESFVLLNFTGKLRDVSTISHELGHAIHGHLSQVQEAPVYDSPLSLAETASIFSEMLLGEKVKSLVSVEEYKEYLNERLGDIFATIFRQVQYVIFERRVHNLIHTGQELTYKELNSMWRESQESLYGGIVKHDVAAEEESGWSMIPHIFHSPFYCYAYAFGNLLTFALYNKVHTEKSLSVEDYKDILRAGGSERPRDLLGRYGIDIASPEFYQAGIAEVERMVEEFEQLIDKN; the protein is encoded by the coding sequence ATGACTTATCCAACCAGCTGGAATCTTGCTCGATATTTCTATACAGGACTTGACGATCCAAAACTCGCTACCGATATTGCTACTATCATGCCACGTACGGAGGAATTCGCTCGAAAATATGCGACGACTTTCGGCAAGTTCACGACTCCAGGTGAGATTCTTGGATTCTATGATGATTTTACTCGGCTCTCTCACGAGATGGCGACACCGAGTTATTACCTCTTCTACCGTTCGACGCTCGATACGCAAGACCTCGAAGTGACGAAGAAAATGGGAGAAGTGGACTATATCTACACCGAGGCTTCGAATCTCCTGCTCTTCATCGCACAAGGATGGAAAGTGATCGGATATGACCGTATCATGGAGTGGTCACGTGCGCCAGAACTCGCGAAATACAAGAACGATCTCATCTCGACGGCTGATGGTATCAAGTATATCCTCAGTGAGAAAGAAGAATATGTTCTGAATCTGAAGTCTCGTCCACTCGGTCTCGCAGGAACGCTTCATGATGAGCTCACGGGTTCGTATGAGTTCACGATGAATATCCACGGTGAAGAGAAAATAATGACCGAAGAAGAAGTTCGTTCGTATCGTCAGCATACTGACAGGAGTATACGAGAAGAAGCATATCATTCACTTCGTCGCGTGTACAATTCGAAACAAAACCAGATCGCGCTCGGGAATATCTATACTTCGATCGTGAAGGATTGGAGTAGTGAAATTCGTATGCGTAAATATAGTGACAATGTCATGGCACAGCGCAATCTCAGTGAAGAGATGGATGATGAAGTGGTAGATATGCTTCTCGCAGAAGTGGAGAAGGCATATCCGCTCTATGTCCGATTTCTGAAGGCGAAGGCGAAAATGCTCTGATTGGAAATTCAAAATTCAAAATGAAAGATTCAAAATAATGGAGTAGATTCTTCAGGGGCTCAGAATAATGGAAATCATAATCTTGAATCTTGAATTAATAATCTTGAATTATTTAGCGTCTGGGATGTCGGAGCTCCGCTCGGGACAACCGATAAGGATTTCTCATTCGAGGAAGCGTTCGATCTCCATCTTTCTGTCATGAAGGATTTCGATAATGATTTCTATGAATATTCGAAGAAAATGATCGAGGAAGAGCGTATCGATGCTTTCCCACGTGCGGGGAAACGCGGTGGTGCGTTTGCGAGTTATCGGAAATGAGATGAGAGTTTCGTGCTTCTGAACTTCACAGGGAAGCTTCGTGATGTTTCGACGATTTCCCATGAGCTCTGACATGCGATCCACGGTCACCTCTCTCAAGTCCAAGAAGCTCCAGTCTATGATTCACCACTTTCTCTTGCGGAGACGGCTTCAATCTTTTCTGAGATGCTTCTTGGTGAGAAGGTGAAGTCACTTGTTTCTGTAGAAGAATACAAGGAATATCTCAATGAGCGTCTCGGTGATATTTTTGCAACCATATTCCGTCAGGTGCAGTATGTCATCTTCGAACGCCGAGTACACAATCTCATCCATACAGGACAAGAGCTCACGTACAAGGAACTCAATAGTATGTGGAGAGAGTCCCAAGAGTCACTCTATGGAGGTATTGTGAAGCATGATGTTGCAGCAGAAGAGGAATCTGGATGGTCGATGATTCCACATATTTTTCACTCACCGTTCTATTGTTATGCGTATGCGTTCGGGAACTTGCTCACATTCGCGCTTTACAACAAGGTACATACCGAAAAATCTCTCTCTGTCGAGGATTACAAGGATATTCTCCGTGCGGGTGGTAGCGAGCGTCCACGTGATCTCCTCGGTCGCTATGGTATCGATATAGCTTCTCCTGAGTTCTATCAGGCGGGAATCGCGGAAGTGGAGAGAATGGTGGAGGAATTTGAACAGCTAATAGATAAAAACTAA
- a CDS encoding LysE family transporter translates to MSEIIILASITLLASISPGPDFIVVMKNALKSRKLGYLTALGVGSAIFVHVAYCIAGIGLVISQSIILFSIIKTLGAIYLLYISYQLFRSKKEKIKDIEVTKNQSGFLAFREGFLTNVMNPKATIFFLSVFTQVINPNTLIITQFLYGVMMASIVGGWFLVLTTVVNLSPMRSHISGVQYYLNKVMGALLAFLGIKILLSSSK, encoded by the coding sequence ATGTCTGAAATTATCATCCTTGCATCCATCACACTCCTTGCTTCAATATCCCCTGGTCCGGATTTTATTGTCGTCATGAAAAATGCTCTGAAATCAAGAAAACTCGGCTATCTAACGGCGCTTGGAGTTGGGAGTGCGATATTTGTCCACGTTGCGTATTGTATCGCTGGCATCTGATTGGTCATCTCACAATCCATTATCCTATTTTCGATTATCAAAACTCTCGGGGCTATATATCTTCTCTATATTTCCTATCAGCTTTTTCGTTCAAAAAAAGAGAAAATAAAAGATATAGAAGTTACTAAAAATCAAAGCTGATTTCTCGCGTTTCGAGAAGGATTTCTCACGAATGTAATGAATCCAAAAGCAACGATATTTTTTCTTTCAGTATTTACTCAAGTTATCAATCCAAATACATTGATTATCACACAGTTTTTATATGGTGTTATGATGGCAAGTATAGTGTGAGGATGGTTTCTCGTATTGACTACTGTTGTGAATCTTTCTCCAATGAGGTCTCATATTTCATGAGTTCAGTACTATCTAAATAAAGTTATGTGAGCACTTTTAGCGTTTCTTGGTATTAAGATTCTTTTATCTTCAAGTAAGTAA
- a CDS encoding GNAT family N-acetyltransferase: protein MKTLSRNLIPEDFSYYRTASKVFRDYYEKYTGLIIGTLGKYNGFFIAFHVLPYFWSITSEKHDEEITREKLRSVGIPHGIVFWTPHRRIEKPKGWWRVPTWFTKWNIHSSRSAFSILDRADYWNKWSSSARAHRRHMLENIGNGTIRIEKNASIRDFLSLYRNTKIHDPNKGFVSRMTEKLFQENIENYRVYIISVNGHPLAGAVFIDEGVTSEYWASFYHDDSRPYHLGIAMMDAWFLDSYEKGIKYCDLDHMRDRGQSFSYAGYTKFKESIADYDVYFHDMWVKIF from the coding sequence ATGAAAACCCTCTCACGCAACCTCATCCCTGAAGATTTTTCTTACTATCGGACTGCTTCGAAGGTATTTCGTGATTACTATGAGAAATATACAGGACTAATTATCGGAACACTGGGGAAATATAATGGATTTTTTATCGCGTTTCATGTGTTGCCGTATTTCTGGAGCATTACTTCTGAGAAACACGATGAAGAAATCACCAGAGAAAAATTGCGGAGTGTCGGCATCCCTCATGGGATAGTTTTCTGGACACCGCACCGTCGCATCGAGAAGCCGAAGTGATGGTGGCGAGTGCCAACTTGGTTCACGAAATGGAACATCCATTCTTCTCGTTCCGCTTTTTCTATATTGGATCGTGCTGATTATTGGAATAAATGGTCATCGTCCGCTCGTGCTCATCGTCGTCATATGCTTGAGAATATCGGAAATGGAACCATCCGTATCGAGAAAAATGCTTCAATCCGAGATTTCCTCAGTCTCTATAGAAACACTAAAATCCATGATCCGAATAAAGGATTTGTCTCTCGAATGACAGAAAAACTATTTCAGGAAAATATCGAGAATTATCGGGTATATATCATCTCAGTGAATGGTCATCCACTTGCAGGTGCCGTCTTCATCGACGAATGAGTGACGAGCGAATATTGGGCATCGTTTTATCATGATGATTCTCGTCCATATCATCTCGGAATCGCTATGATGGATGCATGGTTCCTTGACTCGTATGAAAAATGAATAAAATACTGTGACCTCGACCACATGCGAGATCGTGGACAATCATTCAGCTATGCTGGATATACGAAATTCAAGGAATCTATCGCAGATTATGATGTTTATTTTCACGACATGTGGGTAAAAATCTTCTAG
- a CDS encoding phosphomannomutase/phosphoglucomutase, with product MNYSLLSRSYDLRGIYGVDIDEDFYFRLGYAFAKVTRKNRIALGYDARLSSPTLKSAFTRGASLAGATIIDLGLVSSDMLSFATCHYDDIEAGGMITASHNPKDYNGFKSLAHSAEPYNLKKYGPAMVEIMESLDIPDENIVENVEYRDVSDDWVNHIQNFVGNDVDFSALTIVADGGNGSAGAFMEKLAEKFGFKLVPLYLQPDGNFPNHHPNPMLEKNRQDAKDALIENQADAAFIFDGDADRIMILDDVANMITSGIMSSVIAEEVAKKYPKAGFIGNATISHIFRDTVERIGGFYEREMVGHVYIREHMMKNPAIVYAGEHSAHYFFRDNYYMDSGIMAGMVFLAAIARRGKKISEVVPEYQKYVTLEETNFEVKDPKGSIAILAEKYKNEDHDLFDGITVRYADGSWWNFRPSSNEPLLRLNMEAKTQERFDVLYTEIMEHIRKFGESSEN from the coding sequence ATGAACTACTCACTTCTCTCCCGTTCCTACGATCTTCGCGGTATCTACGGAGTCGATATCGATGAAGATTTCTACTTTCGACTCGGATATGCTTTTGCCAAAGTAACTAGGAAAAATAGGATTGCTCTCGGATATGATGCACGACTGTCATCTCCTACTCTGAAGTCTGCATTCACTCGCGGAGCTTCTCTGGCTGGTGCGACCATCATCGACCTGGGGCTTGTATCATCCGATATGCTCTCATTCGCGACGTGTCACTATGATGATATCGAAGCGGGAGGGATGATCACGGCGAGTCATAATCCGAAGGACTACAATGGATTCAAATCACTCGCACATTCTGCAGAACCATACAACCTCAAGAAATACGGTCCAGCAATGGTGGAGATCATGGAGTCTCTCGATATTCCTGACGAGAATATCGTAGAAAATGTGGAATATCGCGATGTGAGCGATGATTGGGTGAATCATATCCAGAATTTTGTGGGGAATGATGTTGATTTTTCTGCACTCACGATTGTAGCTGATGGTTGAAATGGAAGCGCTGGAGCTTTTATGGAGAAACTTGCGGAGAAGTTCTGATTCAAGCTCGTTCCACTCTATCTCCAACCAGATGGGAACTTCCCGAATCATCATCCGAATCCGATGCTCGAGAAGAACCGTCAGGATGCGAAGGATGCACTCATAGAAAATCAGGCTGATGCGGCATTTATTTTCGATGGCGACGCAGATCGTATCATGATCCTCGATGATGTAGCGAACATGATAACCTCTGGAATCATGTCTTCCGTGATTGCTGAGGAGGTTGCGAAGAAATATCCAAAAGCAGGATTTATCGGGAATGCGACAATTTCTCATATCTTCCGTGATACGGTCGAGAGAATCGGCGGATTCTACGAACGTGAGATGGTCGGTCATGTCTATATTCGAGAACATATGATGAAGAATCCCGCAATTGTCTATGCTGGAGAACATTCTGCACACTATTTCTTCCGAGATAATTATTATATGGATTCAGGTATCATGGCAGGAATGGTATTCCTTGCGGCGATTGCTCGTCGTGGGAAGAAGATTTCCGAAGTCGTTCCCGAATACCAGAAATATGTGACACTCGAAGAGACGAATTTCGAAGTGAAGGATCCGAAGGGTTCTATCGCGATTCTCGCTGAGAAATACAAAAATGAAGATCACGATCTGTTCGACGGTATCACTGTTCGTTATGCTGATGGAAGTTGGTGGAACTTTCGCCCATCGTCCAATGAGCCACTTCTTCGTCTGAATATGGAAGCAAAAACACAAGAGAGATTCGATGTGCTCTATACGGAAATCATGGAACATATCAGAAAATTCGGAGAATCGAGTGAGAATTAG
- the ruvC gene encoding crossover junction endodeoxyribonuclease RuvC has product MIILGLDPGTATVGFALLEKEDRILRVIEYGVIETKAGLSLSERLVQIGNDLKEVINTYHPTICGIEKLFFLRNVTNGIDVAHARGVMLHTLATSGIPIVEFTPLQVKQGIAGNGFAKKPQVQKALQMVLKLSEIPKPDDAADALAIAYLTSLKVRV; this is encoded by the coding sequence ATGATTATCCTCTGACTTGATCCATGAACTGCGACGGTGGGATTTGCTCTTCTCGAGAAAGAAGATCGGATTCTGCGTGTTATTGAGTATGGGGTGATCGAGACGAAGGCTGGACTTTCTCTCTCTGAGCGATTGGTGCAGATAGGGAATGACCTCAAGGAAGTCATCAATACATATCATCCCACGATTTGTGGCATCGAGAAGCTTTTCTTCCTTCGCAATGTGACGAATGGTATCGATGTGGCTCATGCTCGTGGCGTGATGCTCCATACGCTTGCAACTTCAGGGATTCCTATTGTGGAGTTCACACCACTGCAGGTGAAGCAGGGAATCGCAGGGAATGGGTTCGCGAAAAAACCACAGGTTCAGAAAGCGCTCCAAATGGTGCTCAAGCTCTCTGAAATCCCGAAACCTGATGATGCCGCGGATGCACTTGCTATCGCATATCTCACTTCACTCAAGGTGAGAGTATAA
- a CDS encoding phospholipase D-like domain-containing protein: MRLIQMRQYWLDGMNKVFLFLLPLLILASCSEYRDYYRGEHTQYTTGDYISASGSDPEMYVLPDVKVKDALVSQFDSAKSRIWVEIYTWTERDTVDALIRAHNRGVDTRVVLEGNVYGTPRINNDTFEKLEGAGILVTYADNDRYNFTHAKFWIVDDMYCVSTGNLTYSSFQKNRDIIVCDTQREVLSILENTYTADQKRIQPVFSGAIPANIAMSPINMRSGIEQFIQDAQKTLFVYVQSVTDDAMLELLEQKSTSGVDVRLCVADNDSLGSLSGYTFPISRVKKPYLHAKAILRDGKYLMIGSINLTQNALDHNREVSLFYQNVPKIYNSAEAVFFNDCFPQKFAK, from the coding sequence ATGCGACTGATACAGATGCGACAGTACTGGTTGGATGGAATGAATAAGGTTTTTCTTTTTCTTCTTCCTCTATTGATATTGGCTTCTTGTAGTGAATATCGAGATTATTATAGAGGAGAACATACACAATACACTACAGGAGATTATATTTCTGCGTCAGGTTCGGATCCAGAGATGTATGTTCTTCCAGATGTGAAAGTGAAAGATGCACTTGTTTCTCAGTTTGATTCGGCGAAATCCCGCATCTGGGTAGAAATATATACATGGACAGAACGAGATACTGTGGATGCGCTGATTCGTGCTCATAATCGGTGAGTCGATACTCGCGTGGTTCTCGAAGGAAATGTCTATGGAACGCCTCGCATCAATAATGATACTTTCGAAAAACTCGAATGAGCAGGAATCTTGGTGACTTATGCGGACAATGATCGATACAACTTCACTCATGCGAAATTCTGGATCGTTGATGATATGTATTGTGTCAGTACGGGGAATCTGACGTATAGCTCTTTCCAGAAAAATCGTGATATTATCGTGTGTGATACTCAGAGAGAAGTTCTTTCTATTTTGGAGAATACTTATACTGCTGATCAGAAAAGAATTCAGCCAGTTTTTTCTGGAGCAATTCCTGCGAATATTGCGATGAGTCCGATCAATATGCGTTCTGGAATTGAGCAATTTATTCAAGATGCACAGAAAACTCTTTTCGTATATGTACAATCAGTCACTGATGATGCGATGCTCGAGCTCCTAGAACAGAAATCCACATCGTGAGTAGACGTGCGTCTGTGTGTAGCTGACAATGATTCTCTGTGAAGTCTTTCTGGATACACTTTCCCTATTTCAAGAGTGAAGAAGCCATATCTGCATGCGAAAGCAATTCTCAGAGATGGAAAATATCTTATGATTGGAAGTATCAATCTCACTCAAAATGCTCTCGACCATAATCGCGAAGTTTCTCTTTTTTACCAAAATGTACCAAAAATATACAATAGTGCTGAGGCGGTATTTTTCAATGATTGTTTTCCTCAGAAATTTGCAAAATAA